GTAAAAAAGATTACGGCGAGGAAGACGAACAGTGGGCTGAACAGGTTAGTATAGTAAGGGATGAAATTGAGATAATAATCGAAGACAATGGCTTGCAGCGATGCGTTGTTGGTCATGAACTTATCGATCTTCTCGTTGATGTCAAACACCACTGCAATAGAGATGATCAGGACAATCATAAAGATATAAGTACCCAGAAACTTTTTAATGATATATCTGTCGAGTCGTTTTAACTTAAGAAATTCTATATTACTCATAATCTTCTGGTTACATTTTGGAGTATCATCGGCTTCCATTCCGAAAAATCACCGGCGATGATATGTTTCCTTGCCTCCTGTACCAGCCATATATAGAAAGCCAAGTTGTGGATAGATGCAATTTGCAATCCCAATATCTCGTTGACATTGATGAGATGTCGCAGATAGGCTTTGCTGTACAGGGTATCTACAAACGATGCGCCATCTTCTTCGATAGGAGAGAAATCATTCTTCCACCGTTCGTTACGCATGTTCATCACTCCCTGTTTAGTGAAGATCTGACCATTGCGTCCGTTACGTGTCGGCATGATGCAGTCAAACATATCTACACCCCGCTCAATGGCTTCCAGAATGTTCTCGGGCTTTCCCACCCCCATCAGGTAGCGCGGCTTGTCCTTGGGTAAGATCTCATTGACCAGTTCTACCATCTCGTACATCTTTTCGGTGGGTTCACCGACCGCTAATCCTCCGATAGCATTCCCATCCGCACCTTTAGCTGCCACATTTTCAGCGGCACGGCGCCTCAGGTCGGGATATACACAACCCTGTACGATGGGAAAAAGGGCCTGCCGGTGTCCGTAGGGACATTCCGTCTCCCGGAAACGAGCCAGACAGCGGTCGAGCCACCGTTCTGTGAGATCGAGTGACTTTTTCGCGTAATCGTAATCGGCATCCCCCGGAGTGCATTCATCGAACGCCATCATGATATCGGCTCCGATGATCCGTTGGATGTCGACTGCCTTTTCTGGTGTGAAGAAATGTCTTGAGCCATCGATATGTGATTGGAACTCTGCTCCTTCTTCCGAGAGTTTCCGGTTCTCGGTCAACGAGAACACTTGAAATCCACCACTGTCAGTAAGCATGGGCTTGTTCCAGCTGTTGAACCGGTGTAGTCCCCCCGCCTGTTGCAGGATATCAAGCCCCGGACGCAGATAAAGATGATAGGTATTGCCCAGGATAATCTGTGCTCCAATATCCTCTTTCAGTTCACTGACATGAACAGCTTTTACACTCCCTACAGTACCTACCGGCATAAATACCGGGGTCTCCACCTCTCCATGGTCAGTGGATATAATACCCGCCCGGGCACTTGATCCGGGATCTGTATGTAATAATCGAAAATCCAATATAATCCGCTCTAGCTGAGTTTAGGGGACAAAGATAAAAAATTAATCTTTTAGTTTTCAGTTTTTAGTTTAAACAGTCTTGGTTCTCTTAAGAAACAAAAGTTTCAACGCATTTTTTGAACGGCGACAATGTTCTGGAATGCTTGGTCCTAAAAATAATTTAGCAAATACCCGAATAAAATAGTATTTTTGTTTTCTGTATAACATTAAAAAAAATCACTTTTTCATTGTATCGCAGAAAAATATGATTTTAGTCTGCCTGGTACGACGAATGAAATTAATAAAAATATGGATAGCAAGCCTGAATTAATGACTAGAAAGCCTGATTGGCTCAAAATATCGCTTCCTCAGGGGAAGCAATACCTGGATGTAAGAGAGATCATTGCAAGGAAGGGATTGCATACAATTTGCGTAAGCGGAAAATGCCCTAACTTGTCGGAATGCTGGGGCAGAGGAACCGCTTCTTTTATGATCCTCGGCGATGTCTGTACCCGTGCATGCAGATTCTGTTCTGTGAAAACGGGAAGCCCACAGGGAATTGTGGATTGGAATGAACCTGATCGTCTGGCAGAGAGTATTGAGAAGATGAACCTGAAGCATTGCGTGATCACAAGCGTGGATAGGGACGACCTTCCCGACCTCGGGGCGGAATTTTGGGCGACCACAATCAGACGTGTCAAAGAAAGAAATCCGGACGTGACACTCGAAACACTCATCCCTGATTTCAACGGGATTGAGGAATTGATTTATAAAGTGATCGATACGTGTCCCGAAATCATTTCGCATAATATGGAGACGGTAAGGCGACTCACACCGAAGGTGCGTAGCCGTGCCAAATATGATGTCAGCCTCAAAACGATAGAAACCATTGCTAAAAGCGGTAAGGCCAAGCCCAAGTCAGGGATCATGGTGGGTCTGGGAGAGACCGAAGAAGAAATACTGGAGACGATGGACGACCTGATCAACGTAGGATGCCAGGTGCTCACTATCGGACAGTATCTGCAACCTACCAGAAAACATCTGACGGTGAAAGAATTTGTAACGCCGGAGCAGTTCCGGAAATACAAGGTTATAGGCCTGGAGAAAGGATTTAAGTTCGTGGAAAGTGGACCATTGGTGCGTTCTTCCTACCATGCGGAGAAACATGTTTGATGTGCCGATGATTCAATGAGACAATGAGACTAACGTGGTTAAACGATTTGATAACCTCAAAATCTTGATTTTTGAATAATGAATAAAGTGATATTTGAAAATCTCGGATCGGGCCGTTACAAGGAAACGTGGGATTATCAGGAAAAGCTGTTCGAATCGGTAGTCCGGGCGAAATCGGAAAAGAAGGAAGAGAAAGAACAGTACCTCCTTTTTTGCGAGCATGAACATGTGTACACCCTGGGGAAACATGGCGATAAACAGAACCTGCTTATCGCCAACCACGTCTGTAAGAGTAAAAATATCGACCTGCATACTATTGACCGGGGCGGGGATATCACCTACCATGGTCCGGGACAGTTGGTCGTTTACCCGATCATCGACCTGGAGGCATTCGGAATGGGAATAAAAAAATATATATCCACACTGGAGGATGTGGTAATCGATATGCTGGACACCTACGGTATCAAAGGAGAAAAGGATGATAAGGCAATGGGGGTATGGATTGATGCTGCCGATCGGGCCAAATCGAGGAAGATCTGTGCCATTGGTGTGCGGGCAAGCCATTTCGTGACGATGCACGGCCTGGCGCTTAACATCAATACCGACCTCTCCTATTTTAATTATATCAATCCCTGCGGTTTCAGGGATCGGGGTGTGACCTCCATACAGAAAGAGCTGGGGCATGAAGTCGACTTTGAAGAGGTTTCCGACCGGATGAAAGAAGCTTTCGTCAATCGCTTCGAAATGGAGTTATCCTACAGGCTTAAACATTTTTAACCCCTAAACTGTAAGAAACCTCTTTAACATTTCTAATTTTGTAAGTCGAAAAAAAAAATCTACCTATCAATAATAAAAAAATATGAGCCAAGTTGTCGATATTAAGGAGCTAAATGAGAGAATAGAGCAAAAGAGCGGCTTCGTCCAGACACTCGTTACCGGGATGAATCAGGTGATCGTGGGACAGAAGCACTTAGTGGAGTCGCTGCTGATCGGATTATTATCAGACGGGCATATCCTTCTGGAGGGGGTGCCCGGATTAGCAAAAACACTGGCTATCAAAACGCTGGCTCAACTGATCGATGCAAATTACAGCCGGATCCAGTTTACTCCCGACCTGTTGCCTGCCGACGTGATCGGAACCATGATCTACAGCCAACGCAATGAAGAGTTCCAAGTAAAACACGGTCCCATCTTCGCCAATTTCGTGTTGGCAGATGAAATAAACCGTGCTCCCGCCAAAGTGCAGAGTGCATTGCTCGAAGCGATGCAGGAACGCCATGTTACCATTGGCGAGCAGACCTATAAATTACCAAATCCTTTTCTGGTAATGGCTACCCAGAACCCTATCGAACAGGAAGGGACCTATCCTCTACCTGAAGCGCAGGTAGACCGTTTTATGCTGAAGGTGATCATTTCTTATCCTTCGAAAGAGGAGGAGAAGCAGATCATCCGGCAAAATATTTTCGAGCCGGTTGCCATCGATAAAGCAGTCATCTCTACTGAAGCCATCTTAGAGGCACGGAAAGTGGTGAGGGAGGTGTATATCGATGAAAAGATCAGTAAGTATATTGTAGATATTGTGTTTGCCTCCCGTTTCCCCGACCAGTTCGGCATGGCAAACCTGAAAGAGATGATCGGGTTTGGGGCATCACCCCGTGCCTCCATCAACCTGGCGTTGGCCGCCCGTGCCTTCGCCTTCATCAAACGCCGCGGCTATGTGATCCCCGAAGATATCCGTGCGGTGTGCCATGATGTACTTCGTCATCGTATCGGCCTTACCTATGAAGCGGAAGCCAACAACATGACTTCCGAAGAGATTGTCAGCGAAATTCTGAACAGGGTAGAGGTGCCGTAAAGAATAAAGGCAGGAGACTAAATGGAGACGACCGACCTACTTAAAAAAGTACGACATATAGAGATAAAGGCGCGGGGCCTTTCGCGGAATATCTTCGCGGGAGAGTACCATTCCGCGTTCAAGGGGCGTGGTATGGCTTTCTCTGAGGTTCGGGAGTACCAGTACGGGGACGATATGCGTGATATCGACTGGAATGTGACGGCCCGGTACAACCGACCCTATATCAAAATATTTGAAGAGGAACGGGAGTTGACCGTGATGCTGCTGATCGATGTGTCGGAAAGTCTTGGCTTTGGCTCACAATCACTGTTGAAACGTGATATAGTAGCGGAAATCGCGGCAACGCTGGCATTCTCTGCCATCCAGAACAATGATAAGATTGGAGTGATTTTCTTTACCGACAAGGTAGAGAAATTTATCCCTCCCAAAAAAGGAAGAAAACATATCCTTTATATTATTCGTGAAATCCTGGGCTTTAAACCTGAAGGGAACGGTACAGACCTTAACGTGACCCTGCGCTACATGACCAACGCTATCAAGAAGCGGTGTACCGCTTTCCTGATATCGGACTTCATTGATGCAGGCGATTATAAACAAGCACTTCGGATTGCAGCCAGGAAGCATGATGTGGCGGCTATCCAGGTGTACGACAAACTGAGTACCGAATTACAACCGGTCGGCCTGATGAAAGTCAGGGATCCCGAAACGGGAGAAGAGCGATGGATCAACACATCCTCAAAAAAGGTAAGGGACCGCTACCGTTCCTGGTGGAGCGACCTGCAGGTGTCGATGAACAATGCCTTCCGGCAGAGTGGTGTAGACAGTGTGTCGGTCTCTACTGAAAGCGATTATGTGAAATTGTTACTGCAATTATTTAAACAAAGAAAGTAACTTTGATACGGAAAAAACTACATATCATCCCGATCCATAGGGCAGCCGCGGTTGCCCTATGCCTTATATCCATCACTTCCCTTGTTGCACAAAAGGCTTCGGTACAGGCAACAGTGCAGCCTACTGAAATTATGATCGGCGAACAGGCGTTAATCAACCTTAAAGTAATTACCCCAAAAGATAAGGTCATCCATTTTCCGGTGTATGAAAAGGAGATAGTGCCCGGTATTGAAGTAATTACTATGTTGCCTCCCGACACCATCATCGAGAACAACGTGATGACACTCAACTTCAAGTACGTGGTCACTTCATTTGATTCTACCTTGTACCATATACCCCATATTCCCTTTTTCGATGGAACGGATACCATTTACTCCAACTCATTCGGATTAAAGGTTACTTCTCCGGAACTCTCCGATTCCACATTGGCTTATCTGGAAAAGATTAACACGGGAGAAACGGACTCCATCGATTTCAAACAATTACAACTTAATGATATAAAACCGGTACGAAAAGCTCCGTTCGTATGGACAGATTATCTGTGGATACTCTGGATTGCGATGGGAGCAATACTGGTACTTGGGCTAATTGGTTTTATCATCTATCTTGTACTGAAGAAAAAGAAAAAAGGGTATTTCTTTAAACCGCCGCAAGTGTTGCCGGCACATGTGCGTGCGCTCTCTGAACTGGACAAACTCAAAACTGAAAAAATATGGCAACAAGGCAGGGAGAAAGATTTTTACAGCAAGCTGACGGATGTCCTTCGTACTTATATCTATGAAAGGGAAGGAATCAACGCAATGGAGATGACTTCCGGAGAGATCCTGAATGAGATTCGCAAAACCACGGATATAGAATCGACGTATGATAACCTCAAGCAGATCCTGTCGACTGCCGATCTGGTAAAATTTGCAAAGTATAAACCCTATCCTGATGAAAATGACCTGAGTCTGGTGAACGCCTATTTCTTTGTGAATCAGACCCGGGAACCCGATCCTGTTGAGAAAGAAGAGGAGCCTGAGAATGATAAAGAGAGAGGAAACAGTCCGGATAACAGTATTAAAAAAAGTAAGTGAGAATGGAATTTCTGCATCCTGAATATCTATATCTGTTGTTGCTGATTATCCCACTGAGTGTGTGGTACGTGCTGCGCCTGTCAAAGACACAGGCTTCCTTTAAGTTGGCCTCTACCAGCGCTTTCGGGGGAATGAAATCCGACTTTAGGGTTTATATGCGGCACCTTCCGTTTGTATTGAGGATGATCTCTGTGGCGTTGATTATCGTTATAATTGCCCGGCCACAATCAGTTAACAGCTGGGAAGAGACAGAAACACAAGGCATCGATATTGTACTGGCATTGGATGTGTCAGGATCCATGCTTGCACAAGACCTACAGCCTGATCGTCTGCAGGCTGCAAAAAAAGTAGCTTCTGAATTTATTGCAGACCGTCCTAACGATAATATAGGTTTAGTGATTTTTGCCGGTGAAAGCTTTACGCAATGTCCGCTCACAACTGACCATAAGATATTATTGAACCTGCTCAACGAGGTAGAGTACGAAATGATAGAAGACGGTACAGCTATTGGACTGGGACTGGCTACTTCTGTCAACAGACTGAAAGATAGCCAATCCGAATCACGTGTGGTAATCCTGCTGACCGATGGGACAAATAATAGAGGACAGATCGCTCCACTTACCGCTGCCGACCTGGCGCGTTCTTACGGTATCCGCGTCTACACGGTGGGAGTGGGAACCAAAGGGATGGCCCTGACACCTATGAACACGCCATACGGGGTCAGGATGCAAAATATGCAGGTGGACATCGACGAGAAGACACTGACTGAAATTGCCGCGATGACCGGGGGGCAATATTTCCGTGCGCAGGATACCGAAGGGCTCCGCCAGGTATATGATGAGATCGACGAGATGGAGAAGTACCTGATCAGTGTGCAGAATGTGACGCGCCGTAAGGAATTGTTCCTCCCCTTTGCACTGGCGGCCCTGGGATTGATACTGTTGGAATTGTTATTACGAAGGACGTGGTTGAGGAGCGTGCCTTAAGGGAGTGAAAAAGGAAAAGTGAATAGTGAAAAGAGGGTTTGCCGAACGGGAATGGATTCCGCGAAGCGAAACAATTGATTGATAATAGTGAGATACAATATAAAAATAGGAAATGTTTAGATTCGGAAATCCGGAATATTTATGGTTGTTCTTCGCCATGCCCCTGTTGCTGGCGGTATACATCTATCTGAACATCAGGAAGCGTAAGGATGTCCAAAAATTGGGTAATCTCTCCACGCTTAAGATGATGATGCCCGAACTATCCCTGAAACGTTCCTACCTGAAATTCTGGTTGATCTTTGCAGCATTATGCGCCGGCATATTTATGATTGCCCGGCCTCAATTCGGCACAAAGGTGGAAACAGTTGAGAAAGAAGGGATTGAATTGGTAATCGCCATTGACGTATCCAATTCGATGTTGGCTGAAGATGTGTCACCGAATCGACTCGCACGGGCTAAACAGATCCTGTCGAGACTGATCGACCTGCGCAGGAATGATAAGGTAGCACTGATCGTATTCGCAGGAGAGGCGTATGTACAAATGCCGCTGACATCGGATACCCAGTCGGCAAAAATTTTCCTCAATACCATCGATCCGAACCTTGTCCCGATACAGGGCACTGCGATTGGGCAGGCAATCAGCCTCGGTATGAGCTGCTTCTCCGGTGACCAGGAGATGAGTAAGGCGATGGTGATCATTACCGATGGTGAAGATCATGGGGGAAGTGCCGTCGATATTGCCGCAGAAGCGGCAAAAGCAGGAGTGATGATTAATCTGGTCGGGATCGGTTCCCCGGACGGTTCGCCGATACCTGCCACTGAATATGGAAGCAATTTTATGACCGATTCAGAAGGCAATGTAGTGGTTTCCCGTCTGAATGAACAGATGGCGATGGAGATAGCACAGAGCGGAGGAGGATTTTATGTCCGCGCCGATAATTCAAACAGTGCTGTCCGGGCGTTGGAAACACAACTCGATGAGTTGCAGACAGGCAAGACTACCAGCCTCACCTATTCGGAGTATGATGAGAAATTTTCAATGCTCGCCTGGATAATACTTGTGATTCTGGTATTGGAGATACTTTTTTATGACAAGAAAAATCCGCTGTTCAGGAATGTGAGGGTTTTTAAGTGAAAGGTGGATGTGATGATTTGATAATTAGTAATTGGTAATTAGCAATTAGTAATTTTTAATCTACAAAGAATAATAGAATGAGCAGGTTTATTATAAGATATATATTGTTTCTTGTGGCGGGGGTGATGCTGCCAATAGCTGTCTCCGCACAAAAAGATGTCCGGAAGAACATCCGCAAAGGGAATAAGGAGTACCGGCAGGAAAAATTCTCCGACGCGGTCAAATTCTACGAAAATGCGGTGGAAGAAAATGCTGCATCCAAAGAAGCGAATTTTAACCTTGGGAATGCCCTTTACCGGCAGAAAGAGTGGGATCAGGCTATTGAGAAGTATAACCATTACACCTCTTTAGAACAGGAAAAACCGGAGGAAGCCTCTGCTGCATGGCATAACATAGGGAATGCGATGCTGCAAAAGAAAGAGTTGCAAGGTTCAATGGAGGCCTATAAAATGGCATTGCGATTAAATCCCCAGGATGATGAGGCCCGCTATAACCTGGCAGTGGTACAGAAGATGATCCGGGATGAAGAGGAGCAGGGCGGCGGAGAACAGGATCAGCAGGAGGATCAGCAGGAACAACAACAAGAACAGCAACAACAGGAACAACAACCGCAACAGAATGACCAGAATCAGGAGAAACGTGCGGAACAACCCGACCAACCGGAACAGATGTCACGCGATAATGCCCGACAACTGCTTCAGGCGATAGAACAGGATGAAAGAGAGACCCAGGAAAAGGTCCAACAGATAAAGGCTAAGGAAAGAGAGGAGCAGGCTGAGAATAACAGGAGGAACAATAAGAATTGGTAAAAAAATAATTGATGAATATGCTAATATGCCAAACAACGTTCAACGGAGTGAAGCGTAGTTAATGTGCCAATGAGTCGATATATTGATAAATTAAAAGTGAAGAATGAAAAATGAAATAAGCCCTATGAAGCGTATCTATATATTTTTTCTTCTTTTCGCTGTGTTGCTTACCGGTGCCGGAAAGGTGTCCGCCCAGGTAACATTCAAGGCTTCTGCTCCGGCGACTGTGGTTGAAGGGGAGCAGTTCAGGTTGAGCTATATCCTGAACAAGGAAGGGAAGGATATTCGCCTTCCGGAGATTCCCGATTTTGATGTATTGTTCGGTCCCAGTATATCCACCAGCTTCAGCCAACGGACGGTGAACGGCAAAACCACCTCTGAGAGTTCGGTTACTTATACCTATATCCTGATGGCAAAAAAAACGGGAACATTCACTATCCCCTCTGCCTCTATCAGGGTAGATGGGAGTAATTATGAATCCAATTCACTGCAAATAAAAGTGCTTCCTCCCGATGAATCATCATCGCAAGAGCCTGCCGCCGGCGGGGGAAGGGGTGAGGATCGCTCTTCCGGCACAGGGACTGCGACTGTCTCAGCCGATGATGCATTTATCAGGGCTATTGTCTCCAAGAACGACCCTTATGAACAGGAGGGATTCACTGTTACATTCCGGCTCTATACTATATTGAATCCGATCAATTACGGGAAAATACAGTTTCCCGAATTCGAAGGTTTTATGGTAGAAGAGATCGATCTACCGGCGAATCAGCAACTACAACTGGAGCGGTATAACGGAAGAAACTATTATACGGCCGATCTTCGTAAAACATTGCTGTTCCCTCAGCGGTCAGGACAGATCTCTATCCCGCGCGGAAGCCTGGAGATGGTCTTTTCTGTTCCGTCAGGGAGGAGGGTTTCCACCTTCTTCGGCACCCAGGAGGTGATGGTGG
This window of the Proteiniphilum saccharofermentans genome carries:
- the lipA gene encoding lipoyl synthase, yielding MDSKPELMTRKPDWLKISLPQGKQYLDVREIIARKGLHTICVSGKCPNLSECWGRGTASFMILGDVCTRACRFCSVKTGSPQGIVDWNEPDRLAESIEKMNLKHCVITSVDRDDLPDLGAEFWATTIRRVKERNPDVTLETLIPDFNGIEELIYKVIDTCPEIISHNMETVRRLTPKVRSRAKYDVSLKTIETIAKSGKAKPKSGIMVGLGETEEEILETMDDLINVGCQVLTIGQYLQPTRKHLTVKEFVTPEQFRKYKVIGLEKGFKFVESGPLVRSSYHAEKHV
- the tgt gene encoding tRNA guanosine(34) transglycosylase Tgt — protein: MDFRLLHTDPGSSARAGIISTDHGEVETPVFMPVGTVGSVKAVHVSELKEDIGAQIILGNTYHLYLRPGLDILQQAGGLHRFNSWNKPMLTDSGGFQVFSLTENRKLSEEGAEFQSHIDGSRHFFTPEKAVDIQRIIGADIMMAFDECTPGDADYDYAKKSLDLTERWLDRCLARFRETECPYGHRQALFPIVQGCVYPDLRRRAAENVAAKGADGNAIGGLAVGEPTEKMYEMVELVNEILPKDKPRYLMGVGKPENILEAIERGVDMFDCIMPTRNGRNGQIFTKQGVMNMRNERWKNDFSPIEEDGASFVDTLYSKAYLRHLINVNEILGLQIASIHNLAFYIWLVQEARKHIIAGDFSEWKPMILQNVTRRL
- a CDS encoding tetratricopeptide repeat protein — protein: MSRFIIRYILFLVAGVMLPIAVSAQKDVRKNIRKGNKEYRQEKFSDAVKFYENAVEENAASKEANFNLGNALYRQKEWDQAIEKYNHYTSLEQEKPEEASAAWHNIGNAMLQKKELQGSMEAYKMALRLNPQDDEARYNLAVVQKMIRDEEEQGGGEQDQQEDQQEQQQEQQQQEQQPQQNDQNQEKRAEQPDQPEQMSRDNARQLLQAIEQDERETQEKVQQIKAKEREEQAENNRRNNKNW
- the lipB gene encoding lipoyl(octanoyl) transferase LipB; the protein is MNKVIFENLGSGRYKETWDYQEKLFESVVRAKSEKKEEKEQYLLFCEHEHVYTLGKHGDKQNLLIANHVCKSKNIDLHTIDRGGDITYHGPGQLVVYPIIDLEAFGMGIKKYISTLEDVVIDMLDTYGIKGEKDDKAMGVWIDAADRAKSRKICAIGVRASHFVTMHGLALNINTDLSYFNYINPCGFRDRGVTSIQKELGHEVDFEEVSDRMKEAFVNRFEMELSYRLKHF
- a CDS encoding AAA family ATPase, with protein sequence MSQVVDIKELNERIEQKSGFVQTLVTGMNQVIVGQKHLVESLLIGLLSDGHILLEGVPGLAKTLAIKTLAQLIDANYSRIQFTPDLLPADVIGTMIYSQRNEEFQVKHGPIFANFVLADEINRAPAKVQSALLEAMQERHVTIGEQTYKLPNPFLVMATQNPIEQEGTYPLPEAQVDRFMLKVIISYPSKEEEKQIIRQNIFEPVAIDKAVISTEAILEARKVVREVYIDEKISKYIVDIVFASRFPDQFGMANLKEMIGFGASPRASINLALAARAFAFIKRRGYVIPEDIRAVCHDVLRHRIGLTYEAEANNMTSEEIVSEILNRVEVP
- a CDS encoding DUF58 domain-containing protein, with amino-acid sequence METTDLLKKVRHIEIKARGLSRNIFAGEYHSAFKGRGMAFSEVREYQYGDDMRDIDWNVTARYNRPYIKIFEEERELTVMLLIDVSESLGFGSQSLLKRDIVAEIAATLAFSAIQNNDKIGVIFFTDKVEKFIPPKKGRKHILYIIREILGFKPEGNGTDLNVTLRYMTNAIKKRCTAFLISDFIDAGDYKQALRIAARKHDVAAIQVYDKLSTELQPVGLMKVRDPETGEERWINTSSKKVRDRYRSWWSDLQVSMNNAFRQSGVDSVSVSTESDYVKLLLQLFKQRK
- a CDS encoding vWA domain-containing protein, with translation MEFLHPEYLYLLLLIIPLSVWYVLRLSKTQASFKLASTSAFGGMKSDFRVYMRHLPFVLRMISVALIIVIIARPQSVNSWEETETQGIDIVLALDVSGSMLAQDLQPDRLQAAKKVASEFIADRPNDNIGLVIFAGESFTQCPLTTDHKILLNLLNEVEYEMIEDGTAIGLGLATSVNRLKDSQSESRVVILLTDGTNNRGQIAPLTAADLARSYGIRVYTVGVGTKGMALTPMNTPYGVRMQNMQVDIDEKTLTEIAAMTGGQYFRAQDTEGLRQVYDEIDEMEKYLISVQNVTRRKELFLPFALAALGLILLELLLRRTWLRSVP
- a CDS encoding vWA domain-containing protein, giving the protein MFRFGNPEYLWLFFAMPLLLAVYIYLNIRKRKDVQKLGNLSTLKMMMPELSLKRSYLKFWLIFAALCAGIFMIARPQFGTKVETVEKEGIELVIAIDVSNSMLAEDVSPNRLARAKQILSRLIDLRRNDKVALIVFAGEAYVQMPLTSDTQSAKIFLNTIDPNLVPIQGTAIGQAISLGMSCFSGDQEMSKAMVIITDGEDHGGSAVDIAAEAAKAGVMINLVGIGSPDGSPIPATEYGSNFMTDSEGNVVVSRLNEQMAMEIAQSGGGFYVRADNSNSAVRALETQLDELQTGKTTSLTYSEYDEKFSMLAWIILVILVLEILFYDKKNPLFRNVRVFK